Proteins encoded within one genomic window of Hallerella porci:
- a CDS encoding outer membrane protein assembly factor BamD: MRKKNYISLIALSGLFTAIILTFSACASEGGGDRTQMCRKRFEEADKDFKEGRYGRVKEPLEEILNLCIGTGYMEQSQFLLAESYFNLEEWLEARGEYGSFINNFPSSPFIETAEFRKAVSAFNIEYNIDRDETNTTLAMKDFEKFMSNYPESPLIDSVSYYMNLLLERRAERDYRTARLYHKLGHPQSTVIYMKEFLDLYPKSKRRPEALYLLIESYAELDQFETARYYLDNYRTTVPDSIQKRIESVEDQEKYIAKLEKKFQKRILKEQAEKLQEKEEAKEEAEAHPEEDEEEDEYE; the protein is encoded by the coding sequence ATGCGCAAAAAAAATTACATCTCGCTCATCGCGTTATCTGGACTTTTCACCGCGATTATTCTCACCTTCTCCGCTTGCGCTTCCGAAGGCGGCGGCGATCGCACTCAAATGTGCCGGAAACGTTTTGAAGAAGCGGACAAAGATTTTAAAGAAGGCCGTTACGGCAGAGTGAAAGAACCTCTCGAAGAAATTTTAAATCTCTGCATCGGCACCGGCTACATGGAACAATCGCAGTTCCTTCTCGCCGAAAGTTACTTCAATTTGGAAGAATGGCTTGAAGCCCGCGGAGAATACGGCAGTTTCATCAATAATTTCCCGAGTTCTCCATTCATCGAAACCGCAGAATTTCGCAAAGCGGTTTCCGCATTCAACATCGAATATAACATTGACCGCGACGAAACCAATACGACTTTAGCGATGAAAGATTTCGAAAAATTCATGTCGAATTATCCGGAATCTCCGCTGATTGATTCGGTCAGCTATTATATGAATTTACTTTTGGAACGCCGCGCCGAACGCGATTATCGCACCGCTCGCCTTTATCATAAATTAGGACATCCGCAGTCGACTGTCATTTATATGAAGGAATTTTTGGATTTGTATCCGAAGAGCAAGCGCCGCCCCGAAGCCTTATATCTTTTAATCGAAAGTTATGCGGAACTCGATCAATTTGAAACTGCTCGCTATTACTTGGACAATTACCGCACAACCGTTCCCGATAGCATTCAGAAACGCATCGAATCGGTAGAAGACCAAGAAAAGTATATTGCGAAATTGGAAAAGAAATTCCAGAAACGCATTCTCAAAGAGCAAGCCGAAAAATTGCAAGAAAAAGAAGAGGCAAAAGAAGAAGCCGAAGCGCATCCCGAAGAAGATGAAGAAGAGGACGAATACGAGTGA
- a CDS encoding LptF/LptG family permease, producing the protein MILVRYVLKEHIAPFLLALFVITFLFVVDFLVTILDNVLSKGLPISTVLEIFALNIAWMLSLSIPMAVLVACLMAFGRLSGDQEITAMKAAGVSPLAMMRPVLLVGVLISELLILFNNWILPEANHKSVELMSAVSRKKPHAFIDAGKLITQFPGVQLWVDRIDPSTGTLYGIQIFETDGKGPPRVVIADSATMDYADHGATLMLRLKSGENHIADKDDPAQYFRIRFSSEDFAVKNVNDRLERRDRKHRSDREMPVNMMLDVIREAKKNEAAIVQESHETLFPDLVRLRKAALGDSILPKEGDWKLTPDSLKHLRALRDVSISEKTRLRLIRRTTERVLNEQKRQAQYWVEVHKKFSTGVACFIFVLIGAPLGIMARKGGIGTGIIYSIAFFVLYWVCLIGGENLADRLIVSPILAMWISNVIIGSCGVLFMWKMYRDRYSGTSPLGHVKNFFRRIWQKLQRKKSQEVSK; encoded by the coding sequence ATGATTCTTGTACGGTATGTGCTGAAGGAACATATAGCGCCGTTTTTGCTCGCGCTGTTTGTCATCACATTCCTTTTTGTCGTTGATTTTTTGGTGACGATTCTCGATAATGTACTTTCGAAAGGACTTCCCATTTCAACGGTGCTTGAAATTTTTGCGCTGAATATTGCGTGGATGCTTTCGCTTTCTATTCCGATGGCGGTTCTTGTCGCGTGCTTGATGGCGTTTGGACGCCTTTCGGGGGACCAAGAAATTACAGCGATGAAAGCGGCGGGAGTTTCTCCGCTTGCGATGATGCGCCCGGTTTTACTCGTGGGCGTTCTCATTTCGGAACTTCTCATCTTATTTAATAATTGGATTCTTCCCGAAGCGAATCATAAATCGGTAGAACTCATGAGCGCTGTTTCGCGGAAAAAACCGCATGCGTTTATCGATGCCGGAAAATTGATTACGCAGTTTCCCGGCGTGCAACTTTGGGTCGATCGCATCGATCCTTCGACAGGAACTCTTTACGGAATTCAAATTTTTGAAACCGATGGAAAAGGCCCGCCTCGCGTCGTCATCGCAGACAGTGCGACAATGGATTACGCAGATCATGGAGCGACTTTAATGTTGCGTTTAAAAAGCGGAGAAAATCACATCGCCGACAAAGATGATCCCGCACAATATTTTCGCATTCGTTTTTCGTCCGAAGATTTCGCTGTGAAAAATGTCAACGATCGCTTGGAAAGACGAGATAGAAAACATCGAAGCGACCGTGAAATGCCGGTGAATATGATGCTCGACGTTATCCGCGAAGCAAAAAAAAATGAAGCGGCAATCGTCCAAGAATCGCACGAAACTTTATTCCCTGATTTAGTGCGTCTGCGGAAAGCTGCTCTCGGCGATTCCATTCTCCCGAAAGAAGGCGATTGGAAATTGACTCCGGATTCGCTCAAACATTTGCGGGCTCTGCGCGATGTTTCCATTTCCGAAAAGACTCGTTTGCGTTTAATTCGTCGGACGACAGAACGCGTGCTTAACGAACAAAAACGCCAAGCGCAATATTGGGTCGAAGTGCACAAAAAATTCAGCACCGGAGTCGCTTGTTTCATTTTTGTTTTAATCGGAGCGCCTCTCGGCATTATGGCGCGGAAAGGTGGCATCGGAACGGGAATTATTTACAGCATCGCATTTTTTGTGTTGTATTGGGTGTGCTTAATCGGCGGCGAAAATTTAGCGGACCGCTTAATCGTTTCTCCGATTCTTGCGATGTGGATTTCGAATGTGATTATCGGAAGTTGCGGCGTTCTCTTTATGTGGAAAATGTATCGCGACCGTTATTCGGGAACTTCTCCGCTTGGTCATGTGAAAAATTTCTTCCGCCGAATTTGGCAAAAATTGCAGCGTAAAAAATCGCAAGAGGTCTCGAAATGA
- a CDS encoding LptF/LptG family permease, which yields MKFSRYLLGNFLKMFLLVLLGAVFMFIVIDFVGNIRTWLARDVMDARGYYLAYLPYIIYLVSPVALFIGVVASVGNMSRHLEMTAIQQSGRSPFRALVPIFFAGAGMTLFSFYLDAKVLPDANHERYKIMEPASQQRRDPRIKDKRDFVYISGDKTSWFMRSYGGTSKVGRDVVLLIYRDGELYERFDARRLRWVEPETLKVEEKKIGESVERKKANRRGEIIQTADVSADSLTPSQDSLAQNSAENISLLQKISAWKNQALAFLKLAPKDSSAAEIAPGYWRLEEGYDRTFLKDGTVQIRHFVRESLKGKTTLLPEDFLDERQRGDEMDAKTILRKIEVQKRSGENTNKLETAYYFKFSGSMMNFIVLLIGAALAHRFSRNGGLSQKFGVGILLVFSYYVVIRIGLKMGENGALYPMLGAWIGHLIFAMVAVWMLYRSFRL from the coding sequence ATGAAATTTTCGCGGTATCTTCTCGGCAATTTTTTGAAGATGTTTTTGCTCGTCCTTTTGGGCGCTGTTTTCATGTTCATCGTCATCGACTTCGTGGGAAATATTCGCACTTGGCTTGCCCGCGATGTGATGGATGCTCGCGGTTATTATTTGGCGTATTTGCCGTATATCATTTATTTGGTGAGTCCTGTGGCGCTTTTCATCGGCGTCGTCGCTTCGGTGGGAAATATGTCGCGGCATTTGGAAATGACTGCGATTCAGCAATCGGGACGCAGTCCTTTCCGCGCTCTCGTTCCCATCTTTTTTGCGGGCGCAGGGATGACTCTTTTCTCTTTTTATTTAGATGCAAAAGTTCTCCCCGATGCGAATCATGAGCGTTATAAAATTATGGAGCCCGCATCGCAGCAAAGACGCGACCCGCGAATAAAAGATAAGCGGGATTTCGTTTACATTTCGGGCGATAAAACGAGTTGGTTTATGCGCTCTTACGGCGGCACATCCAAAGTCGGGCGCGATGTCGTGCTACTCATTTACCGCGACGGTGAACTTTATGAACGCTTTGACGCAAGGCGTTTACGTTGGGTAGAACCCGAAACTTTAAAAGTGGAAGAAAAGAAAATTGGAGAATCGGTGGAACGGAAAAAAGCAAATCGCCGCGGAGAAATTATTCAAACGGCGGATGTTTCTGCGGATTCATTAACGCCATCGCAGGATTCTCTCGCCCAAAATTCGGCGGAAAATATTTCGCTTTTGCAGAAAATTTCTGCGTGGAAAAATCAAGCGCTCGCCTTCTTAAAATTAGCGCCGAAAGATTCTTCGGCTGCAGAAATTGCACCGGGTTATTGGCGCTTAGAAGAAGGTTATGATCGCACCTTTTTAAAAGATGGAACTGTGCAAATTCGTCATTTTGTGCGGGAAAGTTTAAAAGGCAAAACGACATTACTTCCCGAAGATTTTTTGGATGAGCGTCAACGCGGCGATGAAATGGATGCGAAAACAATTCTTCGAAAAATTGAAGTGCAAAAACGTTCGGGCGAAAACACGAATAAATTGGAAACCGCTTACTATTTCAAATTCTCTGGCTCGATGATGAATTTTATCGTTCTTCTTATCGGCGCAGCGCTTGCGCATCGATTTAGTCGGAATGGTGGGCTTTCTCAAAAATTCGGGGTTGGGATTTTGCTTGTGTTTAGCTATTATGTGGTTATTCGAATCGGCCTGAAGATGGGAGAAAACGGTGCGCTTTATCCAATGCTGGGTGCTTGGATTGGACATTTGATTTTTGCGATGGTGGCGGTGTGGATGCTTTACCGATCGTTCCGTCTTTAG
- a CDS encoding sensor domain-containing diguanylate cyclase, which translates to MSDILYVVSGLLIGLAFQGGLFLFAIPFALVSLVLAWLNRPSLTAAKNPTATVPILRATRTTDATAVGRILRPAMTQTDPIISTRDMVSANSTEDESSLAKLKGKEIWEKLDQELSLIYRPVLSALRALLPKSHSVVFFFRNVEGHFFSIRQFSSAGENEINDDPTFYIPDGAGIIGQLANRDVSRILEGDLPNGKSLGYYKSVPQIHSVAAVPCYHAEKQCVGALVVDSLETNAFNSSIISILESFASMFFMLTRKSCLSALNFIEKNKYYELAKYQQNFFKSNLLKDTYKEIFEYVNQNFISDRMMILVYDHPESEEGTVAFCRGEDEKVFEGMRFSFSDKGIFQLAMNSHVMMERSLHGREYVYRLKEGEPRNHALQYLFVQPSSMTMRNVVKNEPSEFAICLERREDVKLEQVEKDLLRFMVNIAYFAYQRGSQVEREQFEIYHDALTGLLNRRTIDERIVELNKVHQEKDVGVMMMDIDHFKHINDTYGHQAGDTILKGIASRIASVADKDDNLLARYGGEEFFVSIPGATQEILTGTAEKIREAVASAPFDIHQGAPIAVTVSIGCYLATREFHGEMKRAVSYADAALYNAKETGRNRVVEYQERTFATDKAKENLEGTSDVHNS; encoded by the coding sequence ATGTCTGATATTTTATACGTCGTTTCTGGATTGCTTATCGGCCTTGCTTTTCAAGGCGGATTATTTCTTTTTGCAATTCCGTTTGCGCTTGTTTCGCTTGTGCTTGCGTGGTTAAATCGCCCGAGTTTAACGGCGGCAAAAAATCCGACGGCAACGGTTCCGATTTTGCGGGCAACGCGGACAACGGATGCGACGGCTGTTGGACGCATTCTTCGCCCTGCGATGACTCAAACCGATCCGATTATTTCTACGCGGGATATGGTCTCTGCCAATTCGACCGAAGACGAATCGTCTTTAGCCAAATTAAAAGGTAAAGAAATTTGGGAAAAATTAGATCAAGAATTGAGTTTAATTTATCGCCCGGTATTATCTGCGCTGCGCGCACTTTTGCCCAAGTCGCATTCTGTCGTTTTCTTTTTCCGCAATGTTGAAGGGCACTTTTTTTCGATTCGCCAATTTTCGTCGGCGGGAGAAAATGAAATTAACGATGATCCCACTTTTTATATTCCCGATGGCGCAGGAATTATTGGGCAGCTCGCAAACCGCGATGTGTCGCGCATTTTAGAAGGCGATTTGCCAAATGGAAAAAGTCTCGGTTATTATAAATCGGTGCCGCAAATTCATTCGGTGGCAGCGGTTCCGTGTTATCACGCCGAAAAACAATGTGTCGGCGCTTTGGTCGTCGATTCTTTAGAAACGAATGCGTTTAATTCTTCAATCATTTCGATTTTAGAAAGTTTCGCGTCGATGTTCTTTATGTTAACGCGGAAGAGTTGTTTGTCGGCGTTGAATTTTATCGAAAAAAATAAATACTACGAACTCGCAAAATATCAGCAGAATTTTTTCAAATCGAATTTGCTGAAAGATACTTACAAAGAAATTTTTGAATATGTCAATCAGAATTTCATTTCGGATCGCATGATGATTCTCGTTTACGATCATCCCGAAAGCGAAGAAGGAACGGTGGCATTTTGCCGCGGTGAAGATGAAAAAGTTTTTGAAGGAATGCGCTTCTCTTTTTCGGACAAAGGAATTTTCCAACTTGCGATGAATTCGCATGTTATGATGGAACGCAGTTTGCACGGGCGTGAATATGTTTATCGTTTGAAAGAAGGCGAACCGCGGAATCACGCATTGCAATATCTTTTTGTGCAGCCGAGTTCGATGACGATGCGCAATGTGGTGAAAAATGAACCGTCGGAATTTGCGATTTGCTTAGAACGTCGCGAAGACGTAAAGCTTGAACAAGTAGAAAAAGATTTGCTCCGCTTTATGGTGAACATCGCTTACTTTGCGTATCAGCGTGGCTCTCAAGTGGAGCGCGAACAATTTGAAATTTATCACGACGCTCTCACCGGACTTTTAAACCGCCGCACGATTGATGAACGCATTGTTGAACTCAACAAAGTGCATCAAGAAAAAGATGTCGGCGTGATGATGATGGACATCGACCACTTTAAGCATATCAATGACACTTACGGTCACCAAGCGGGCGATACCATTCTCAAAGGAATCGCTTCGCGAATCGCATCGGTTGCGGATAAAGATGATAATTTGCTTGCGCGTTACGGCGGCGAAGAATTTTTCGTTTCGATTCCTGGTGCCACTCAAGAAATTTTGACGGGAACTGCAGAAAAAATCCGCGAAGCGGTGGCGTCGGCTCCGTTTGATATTCATCAAGGCGCACCGATTGCAGTGACGGTAAGTATTGGCTGCTATTTAGCGACCAGAGAATTCCACGGCGAAATGAAACGTGCGGTGAGCTATGCCGATGCTGCACTTTATAACGCAAAAGAAACCGGAAGAAATCGCGTTGTTGAATATCAAGAACGCACCTTTGCAACAGATAAAGCGAAAGAAAATTTAGAAGGAACTTCAGATGTTCACAACTCTTGA
- a CDS encoding sodium:solute symporter family transporter, which translates to MFTTLDWLVLVLYILISVGIGICASRKSNCGFSEYMRGGGAMPWVAIGISLIATSVSATTFLGNPAESYSADMSYLMNNIGALIAIIVVGFIFIPRIRSAKISSAYELFEVKFSSKVRRIAAVFYSLHLLLRMGILLYAPSLVLAPILGIDIHVAILVTAVVATLYTWYGGFKAVIWTDVLQFVVLFGGGVIALFILAKGIGGFSEMFQLASEAGKTKFFDAANWDPANARNLLSAGLVYAVIEISIRGCDQQFVQRYLSCDSVKSANASSVLSMVLGIFVSILFFWVGAGLFVYYQVKGVSILPAECPINQVFPHFIVHVMPAGATGLVVAAIYAAAMSSLSSAINALGNTTVKDILLVRSENASALAKAKKWTVLWAILSTVCAFIAADMQSSLLSNALFFTGLFTGPLLALFLLAFFSHKLTSPAVLAGVFCGMASILLFNRIPIIPAYVPPFGGMFSFFWNPAISCVMTILMANIFRFIFPKRNAN; encoded by the coding sequence ATGTTCACAACTCTTGATTGGCTTGTTCTAGTTCTTTACATTCTCATCTCGGTAGGAATCGGGATCTGTGCTTCTCGTAAAAGCAATTGCGGATTTAGCGAATATATGCGCGGCGGCGGAGCGATGCCGTGGGTTGCAATCGGGATTAGTTTAATTGCGACATCGGTCAGCGCAACCACTTTCCTCGGAAATCCCGCAGAAAGTTATTCGGCGGATATGAGTTATCTCATGAACAATATCGGCGCGTTAATTGCGATTATCGTCGTCGGGTTCATTTTTATTCCGCGGATTCGCAGCGCAAAAATTTCAAGCGCATACGAACTTTTTGAAGTAAAATTTTCTTCGAAAGTGCGCCGCATTGCAGCTGTTTTTTATAGTCTGCATTTGCTTTTGCGCATGGGAATTTTGCTTTACGCGCCTTCTCTTGTTCTCGCTCCGATTTTAGGAATTGATATTCACGTGGCGATTCTTGTGACCGCTGTCGTCGCAACTCTTTACACATGGTACGGCGGATTTAAAGCGGTCATTTGGACGGATGTTTTGCAATTTGTCGTGCTCTTTGGCGGTGGCGTCATTGCGCTTTTCATTTTGGCCAAAGGCATCGGCGGATTTTCCGAAATGTTCCAGCTCGCTTCCGAAGCCGGCAAAACGAAATTTTTTGATGCGGCAAATTGGGATCCGGCGAATGCGCGCAATTTATTGTCTGCAGGCTTGGTTTATGCGGTCATCGAAATTTCAATTCGCGGTTGTGATCAGCAATTTGTGCAGCGTTATCTCAGCTGTGATTCGGTCAAATCGGCGAATGCATCGAGTGTGCTCAGCATGGTTCTCGGCATTTTCGTTTCGATTCTTTTCTTCTGGGTTGGCGCAGGTCTTTTTGTTTATTATCAAGTCAAAGGCGTTTCCATTCTCCCGGCAGAATGTCCCATCAATCAAGTTTTCCCGCATTTTATTGTGCATGTAATGCCCGCAGGCGCAACTGGACTTGTCGTCGCTGCCATTTACGCTGCGGCGATGAGCAGTCTTTCGAGTGCAATCAATGCGCTTGGCAATACGACGGTGAAAGATATTTTACTCGTGCGTTCGGAAAATGCGTCCGCGCTGGCGAAGGCAAAAAAGTGGACCGTTTTATGGGCGATTCTCAGTACGGTTTGCGCTTTCATCGCTGCCGATATGCAAAGTTCACTTTTGTCCAATGCGCTTTTCTTTACAGGACTTTTTACGGGTCCGCTTCTCGCCCTTTTCTTGCTCGCATTCTTTTCGCATAAATTAACTTCTCCTGCGGTGCTCGCTGGCGTTTTCTGCGGAATGGCTTCGATACTTCTCTTCAATCGCATTCCGATTATTCCTGCTTATGTGCCACCGTTTGGCGGTATGTTTAGCTTCTTTTGGAATCCCGCGATTTCTTGTGTGATGACAATTCTCATGGCGAATATTTTCCGTTTCATTTTCCCAAAACGGAACGCAAATTAA
- the tadA gene encoding tRNA adenosine(34) deaminase TadA, translated as MTDSEDIRWMDAAIREAEKAYDLGEVPIGCVIVKDGRCIARGYNQVETLKDATAHAEIIAIGAASSSLENWRLSGATLYVTLEPCPMCAGAILNSRISRIVYGSPDSRFGGCGSTIEVIQNNALHLNVQVTGGVKAEECLGLIKAFFMEMRLKKGDSGAKPPKEMLS; from the coding sequence ATGACCGATTCCGAAGATATCCGCTGGATGGATGCCGCAATTCGCGAAGCCGAAAAAGCTTATGATTTGGGAGAAGTTCCCATCGGTTGCGTTATCGTCAAAGATGGACGTTGCATTGCCCGCGGCTATAATCAAGTGGAAACTCTCAAAGATGCGACAGCGCATGCCGAAATTATCGCAATCGGAGCGGCTTCGTCGTCACTCGAAAATTGGCGGCTTTCGGGTGCTACACTTTATGTGACTTTGGAACCGTGCCCGATGTGTGCCGGCGCAATTTTAAATAGTCGCATTTCGCGGATTGTTTACGGTTCGCCCGATTCGCGTTTCGGCGGTTGCGGCAGCACAATTGAAGTCATTCAAAATAATGCATTGCATTTGAATGTGCAAGTCACAGGCGGCGTCAAAGCCGAAGAATGCCTCGGGCTTATCAAAGCTTTTTTCATGGAAATGCGCTTAAAGAAGGGCGATTCTGGAGCAAAGCCTCCAAAAGAAATGCTCTCATAA
- a CDS encoding right-handed parallel beta-helix repeat-containing protein produces the protein MKKILIFFALLSASVFAVTPFPSVKHHKVFLPAISSPYLLETSFVLAENDTLEIEPGVEVFFSGYAKLYLRGTVRIEGSVQKPIAFLNADSAESWNGIYLSTGENYFHVKNLRIENAFRNTIIRSQGLFENVKFVNNYYGLWVENSPHFELVGCDFKRNRFALSVGVGSVRFRNTKIQENVFGLYLYKGTSFDGDAKSVANNLEADIRRELDEHTGKSSRISKSVWQRIEAEF, from the coding sequence ATGAAAAAAATTTTGATTTTCTTTGCGCTTTTAAGCGCTAGCGTTTTTGCGGTGACGCCGTTTCCCTCCGTCAAACATCACAAAGTTTTTTTGCCTGCGATTTCTTCGCCGTATCTTTTGGAAACGAGTTTTGTTCTTGCAGAAAATGATACGTTAGAAATTGAACCCGGTGTTGAAGTTTTTTTTAGCGGCTACGCTAAATTGTATTTGCGCGGGACCGTTCGCATCGAAGGCTCTGTGCAAAAACCGATTGCATTTCTCAATGCGGATTCCGCAGAATCGTGGAATGGCATTTATTTATCGACGGGCGAAAATTATTTTCACGTAAAAAATTTGCGCATCGAAAATGCATTCCGCAATACGATTATTCGTTCGCAAGGATTATTTGAAAACGTTAAATTCGTGAATAATTACTACGGACTTTGGGTTGAAAATTCGCCGCATTTCGAACTCGTCGGCTGCGATTTTAAACGCAATCGTTTTGCGCTTTCGGTCGGCGTCGGCTCCGTGCGATTCCGCAACACAAAAATTCAAGAAAATGTTTTTGGACTTTATCTGTATAAAGGCACTTCTTTTGACGGCGATGCAAAATCGGTGGCGAATAATTTAGAAGCGGATATTCGTCGCGAATTGGATGAGCATACCGGAAAAAGCAGCCGCATTTCCAAAAGCGTTTGGCAAAGAATTGAAGCGGAATTTTGA